The following is a genomic window from Bombus fervidus isolate BK054 chromosome 15, iyBomFerv1, whole genome shotgun sequence.
TAACATACCAAAATACTAATGAACTAAAAtactattaatatacataccCATAACGTTGAAAATGATAGTCAAATGTAATTTCTTCACCAGCagctataaattttttattaaaaaagccAATTCTCAATTCACCATTCACTGTCCACtgtacaaatttcaattatgaAGATAAAGctctttatatataatttagaatttatttttattagttatACTTACTTTTTGAGTTTCAGAATTTGGATCGCAACTGTGATTTATGAATCGAGAAACATTTCCTTTCAGAGTTGCATCTATGATTTGATCTGATTTTAAtgccataaaataataatgtttatttttatcttttgaaTATTCTTTTGCTCTACGTCGAAAATCTTTTGGATCAACTACTTCACCTACATATTCCATTATAAATTCTCCTCTGATGTTTAAAAATAgcatttattaataaagaattttattatattataattgtaaaaaaactTACTTACGGTAATAAATCAACCATAGCTCGTAATCCGAACCCCTTTTTTTCTGTTCTAAATACTTCACATTTTGCATATTCACAGTTTTGAAATCTTTTATTTGTGCAACGATCACCTACTACACATCGAGGGCCGCTAGAAAATACATAACATATTGTATAAagcttatttttttattaacgttttacatttaatttaaatgtatgaatatgtaatatgtacCACTCTATCATAAGAAGTCTATTTAGACAGTCTTCTCCGCAACCTAGTTCCcctctttcaatttcttcctctGTTAAAAAGCAATCACATACCATTCTCTTCGTCTCCTTATTTGTGTATCtaaaagtattattattatacatatcatAATTTCATCGACGTTATTCTATTTACATACCTTTctgtcaaatataaattttcacgcAAATATTCAAACTGACTTAGcctttcttccatttctctGTCTTTTATTTCAGGAACCATAGGTAATAAAATTCTTGCACCCACAGTTTTTGGAATTTgcacaatattattattgttaactGATGTCGATACCTCTTTTGTTTGTTCTATCTCTGTATtagattgaaaatttgtaattgttgCTGATCCAGATAGAGAATCTGAAGAATTAATATCTGTTAAAGATCCACTTGTGGTTTTAACAGTTGAACATGATCCAGATTCAgatatatttgcaattataGTTCCAAATACAGATCCAATTGCTGATGTAGATACAGTCCCTGTATTTGATCCACCCATTTCAAGTTCACTTGATCTTCGCCAACGAGATTTTACTTTAACAGGTTTAGAGGAATCTGAATCGTAGCCTGTAGTATTACAAGTTGTTGCTAGTAATGTAAGAGACTCAAATGTATTTACTGTCTTACTGATATTAGTTTCTTTATCTAATTGTGATTCAGATATATTATCCATTTTCATTTCTTGAGCAATTGAAACAACATTATTAGCTACTTTTTCTCGTTCCTGCTGAACACTTGTTTTTGAAATATCTACATTAGGTTTCATAACTAAACCACGTCCTCGTGATCTATAAAATGGCATAAAAACAAAtcattcttttgttttaaattcacCTAAACTCATGTATACAtatcattttcaataatatgaTTAGAAAGTctgtttgttttaattaaaccctttaaaaaaatattttatatgacttacatatttatattatattaaaatacataccTTTGTTTCATTAGACCAATTGACCTAATTCTACTACTCCTCCTTACACCAGAACTATTTGATCCACTTTCTGAACCTGTTGTGTCAGTACTACCACTTCTGCTTCTAAACTCAACCTTTTTATCAATAtcatttgaattattattacattttgtatCAAATTCTGTTAATTTACAGTTACTCATAGATAATAGTGTATCATTACTATTATCACTGCTACTAGATAGTTTTGTATCTTCCCCATCAATTTTGCTATCCATTTCACTATCACCATACAATTCCTCATTAACTTGTTGCAAATGTACTGTTTTACGttgatttccattttttttatctGATAATACTTTTGATTTTAGTAAATGCTGATTTGTACAGTCCATCTTATCATTGCAAGAATCATTATTTAACTCTGTAACACTTTTCTCTACAATATCAACCAATATAGCAGAGTTATTTGATTGATGCAGTTGTTCCATTTTATCTAGTATTGAGGAACTGCTTTCTTCATCAACACTCATTGGTATTACCTTCTCTGTGTTTCCAGCAATTTGTAATGGAGACATTATGTTTTCTGTATTGGATAAATCATTAactaatttttgtatttcttttgaAGGTTCACTAATTTGCATATCTGCTAATTTGTTATCTATCTTACAGAACACATCATCTTTAGATAAAGTTTCTTGTAACCTTTTTATATATGCATCTTTATGTGCATATAGGTCTCCTTGATCATTAATTATATCCTTACTATGAGTATatgatttttctaaattagtTGATTTGTTATTTCTATCATTAGAAGTCATTGGCACATCTATACATAAGGCTCGCATGGAATTCCCTGTTTTATGTAAATGACACACGTCACTTTGCGTATTGCAATAACAATCATTATTAGGTGTATTTCTTGAATCAGATTCTACTAACATGGATTCCATGCCATTCTCATTTTGTATCACAGTGTattctacaaaattttttgtttccaaAGAGGGATTGTTTACAACTAATACTTCTTTTACAATTACATCGTCATTTTGACTTAAGCTGCAACCACTACCCTTAAGTTCTTCTTTAACCTCCATCTCTTCGCATATTACAGTTTCTTCTATTACATCTTCTGGCCATATTTCGATTTCAGCAGAATCAGATTCAGttacaatttctttattcGGATTACCAACAACTACTTGTTGAACATCTTCAGGACTAAGTTTATTAGATTGATCAACTATGATGTCTATTCCATCTTGACTATCACTTTCACTAGCATCTTTTTTATACTGGGATGTTGTGGAATATGAACACTCTTCATTAATTGCAAGTACATTACTATTAGAAATGTTCTTATGTTTGTTATGCTTCCTTAAAGAATTTTGATTCTTTTTTGGAAGTTCTTGGGTTTGGTATTCTGTGGTACTTTTACTATCTTCTGAGTCGTTTGAGTAAGATATTTGTAAAACGTCTCCattaatctttttttcttctaattgcTTTTTGGCTATTTGTCTACTAGATTTTCGAACAGGTACATATTTAAGTGATGTTTTTACGGATGATTTCATTTCACTTTTACGTCTACGTGCCATTTTGATTCCATGTATTCTTCTAATCTGAAACGTATgtgagaaagaaaatttaaaacaatgtATACAAAACTATAATATTCACAACTATCTtacattattgaaatatataatatgattataaaaagtaaaagaatatatatatgtaatcaATAATATATTGCAATATACTATATGGTTtagatatgaaatattactaaaataatatcatataattatattaattatactgtATTTTGTCTTGTACCAAAAATATTAGTTTTGTATCACTTAGAAAGCTTGAGATCAAAAGTGAATATATCAGTATGAAGAAATGTCACCATTTGTTTTACTGCAGTCTTTTATTCTAGATAAACtcaattttcttatataataataacaaaatataataaaatttagattAGCTAGATGAtgatcaaaaattaatttcatacaagttatgtttattataataaataataagtcAAAAAATAATAAGGTTACGtgttttctccttttcctctAATACCTTTATTTgtttgaaatgaaagaaaagataaatacACATGCAAAACACAATGATTGTTTAGAAACTTTGAGCAACTGAGCTTATAATGAAAAGGTACTCCATTTATGCATTGTTCCAAAATGGATTATTCACAGCTTTCATGAAAATCAAAATCTTGACTTACAACCAATACCGATTCATTATTTTCTGTTGCAGTGATTTGCATTATGTAGATATTTTAAACTTCCAGTATCGTTTAGGTGTTACACATTTAGGACTATTACAAAAATAGTTGTTATTAAAACTTGATAAACATTGTTTTTTATCAAGATATGCATCTGCTCTTGTAATATCGAAAATTAAGCGGAATATATCATCAATTACTTACCATATGTCCCTAAAACTGCTTTTTTAAACTGAATTACAatcattgtttaaaatatttcatcgacattttttaataatacacatttttttacaattattagaTTTTCTCTGTAAGCATAAATGCGACAATTTTATTAGAGATCATCGCAAATATTGATGAGATAAATATGGAGTTAACAATTTTGAACGTTGTTAAAAAAGTTTTGGAAGttcaataatatacaattgtaCACTACACACATTGATAGAAGTTTGAGGTAATATAGATATCTTTCCTTGTCCTCTTTGATTGTTTCACTTTACAATCATCACCTTTGCTATAAATGAAACGATAACTTTTGTCCTAGCGAATATTTTCGTAGCTGATTTACGGTTGTTTAGGCAAACATTAATCACCTGAATGGATTCATCACTGAGAAGTGCAAAGGATATGTGATACTTGAATGATAAAGTGTATATCTCAAGCGTGTACGTAGTCGCCACTGAATATTGCTTGTTTGTAACAATACCGACCACGACCGTGATACCGACTGTACAAGATACAAGGCTGACGCTTTCCTCTTTAGTAACTTCACGAATTCTTATTCAAGAAATTATATTCCCCtagatatatgttatgaaacaaaaaacaatTATATCACGCTATGCACTTGTCTGCATAGGTAgtaattataacatatatgataattattaatatgaaatatatatatatatatacatattcataaaaagttACTATTTTTAGAacataagatattttattatatatttatttctatgacCTTCTCATAGGcaattgattttataatagattttttattaccttgttataaacattaaattcatccacaaaagatataatattccGTTAAATATGTTAGATGTTATCAGTAATTCTTAGTAATTTATGTTTGAATTACACGCGCGCAAGTTTTACCGTAAAAATTTCTAACGGCTCCGTGAATGTACAGTTACAAAACCACTAGGAACAATGCTCCGTTGATTGGTGGAATGTAAGAATGGCCGTTCCTACTATTTTAAATTCGAGTtaaggaatattttataacagatATATTCGAATAACAGATAGCTTTTACCTGAATGAACTATGTCTATTAATGTTACTGTTAATGGGAATCGTTTGAATATCCGCAGAGGAAGAATGGTGCTATCTGATTTAGatcaaattaagaaaaatgagCGTGATCGTCGACGAAGGTTACGTTTGGAGCAGGTACACATATTatgaatttatgtaaaaattaaaagataaatttaaaaagtatgaaatagaaatatgagatgtataataataatgaagtacaaagaaacaatctttatttattaatgatataaatataagttattaaatacatacttTGTATTGAATATTGTAACAttatagtaattattttattgcattaaaagtagataaaatattagtaTGGTTGATgacaagaataataataaaaagattggAAGAATCACTTAAGAAATTTGCACAGGTGCGCCAACAATCAAAAGAAATATCAGATAGACTTTTGAAACGTACAAAATGCATAGCTAAAGAGGAACTTAGAAAGCTTGAAAATAATGACAATTTAGGTTTAAAGCAAATATACAATGGAAAAATCATGGAAGTTCAACAGAAATATCAAGAGGACATGGCAGATATTGGTCAAGCACATATGTCTGCTGCATTAGAACCAGATCATGATGCATTGATCAAGGAGCAATTTAGGAAGAATCAGTTAGCAGCattaaaaagaggaaaagaagcaatgaagcaaatgaaaaatattcagcaggtttaattttgttttttcataCATTTAGTTACATTATAGagaatttttatagatattcatatattgtgctagaataaaatttatgagtgattaaataaaatctatgTAGATGGATAATACACAACAGCAGCGTCAAGAAAGATTACATCAAGTGAGAGAAATAGAGAACTTTAGGTCTACAATGGTAGCAAACCTTCCCAAGAAAACAATATCTGAAGAATCTGAAGAAAatactatatgtatatctattcAGAATGAAActgaagagaaaaataaacaagaaaAGATGTCtaaaaagacaaagaaacATGTTTGTAAGAAATCACCTAGGAAGACAAAAACCaatattaaagtatattaTTTCTGAATAATTCTGATATAACATCAGTAGACtcaagtatacatatatatattggaaCTTTTTTATAGGTTGTaagaaatgatattaaaataagttcTCCAGCTAAATCTCCAGTTAAGTCTGCAATTAAATCTCCAGTTAAATCCACAGTTAAATCTCCAGTTAAATTAAAGGCAAAAACAATAGaagaaattcaagaaaatGATTCTTCAATTCTAGAACAGCAATCTATTCCTAACTCAGTTATAGAACTATTGCCTGCACAAACTGCACATGCTGCTGAACTTAAGTTTGACAATAAAACTTCTGAACAAAAAGTTCGAAATATGCggataaaagataaaacaaCAAGGTATGTATTATAATGCTTAAAGTTAAAAAGAATATGATGTTTAACAAATATCTTGGATGTTAAAGGTATAATCCAGATGACTATGTACAAACAACTTCAGATTCTACTAATAGTGATAGTTCTAGTTCATTTAGTGATGATTCATCATATTTTTCTGATAGTGGCGAACAATATATAAACAGAGAAACAAAAACAACAAGATATGTAAAATGCCCAGCTACTGATAAAGTACATTTATATGATCATAAAAAGCATCATAGTAATGTGTATGAGCAACCAACTGGTGTAGTTGAAAAAATACAAGCATGGGATGAGGTTTGTAATAagtagattattattattattatagtagattattattataataaatattgtatttacattttagTCATATGATCTTTTAGCCattcataataatttaaaaatgaacataaaaaaattcattgatATTAAACATGTGTTCACAGCCAAGTGCAATGGATTTGGCTCAAGAAATTGAACGAGCACAAACTGTTCAAACACGCGTATTAGAAAGTCGTAAACACAACACAAAGAAACGAGGAGAAGACGCAGTATTAAGAGAAAAAGTACGCCGGGATTATCAGACACTTATGCAACATCTAGATCAACTTACGAATGAAGAACGTAAATTAAAAGCCAGTCAAGTCGAACATTATCCGGtatatatcttattttaatgTTCCAAGTTTTACCATATACATATGTCTCATTAAttataatgtttctttttgcaatttttatttagaaagatacatatgtacaggaagaacgaagaaaaattttacgaGACCAACacaaaacgaaattaaatcgTGCATTAAAAACGTTATTAAATGAAGAACAATGTACGTcgtaccctgtagaaagacaAATTACTCTTACACCAAGAAAGCATGATAAAAACATAGATGACTGTGTTAATTGGGAAGAATCATGTTGCTTTACTCAATGTACAGAAACCAGCAAAATTCCACAAAGCAAATGCAAAGAGAATGGAATCTCACGTGAAGAACAAATATTAGATATGTTAAAAAAGGTTGAAAGACAGAAGCGATTGTTATTACAAGAATTTGGAGCAGATTTACCAAACGACATTTTTAATGCATCTATAAAGCCCTTGTTTGAAAAAGATAAATCAGTTCAGACTCAGTCACCTACTCAAGTCGTGCCTATCCAAAAACCTATATCGCCAGAAATCACAGTGATAAATGCATCTTTTgatgaaaaaagtaaaaaagataaaacagaggaaaaaagtaaaaaggatAAAACAGAGGAAAAAAGTATAAAGGATAAAACAGAGGAAAAAAGTATAAAGGATAAAACAGAGGAAAAAAGTGATATATCTGtgaaaaaagtagaaattgCTGTACAAACTATGACAGGAGATAAGAGTAGAGAAACTGTAGCTCAAGATAAAGGTACGCAAGTAGAATTGGTGCCACAGAAGGAAAGTGAATCTACTTCTGTTACCGACGAAATTAAGACAATTACGGACCACTACCCAATTGAACCGAAAATTACGGTTATCAGAGCAGGAGTAGACAGTAGCGAATCAACAAGTTCTGAGACAATAAACGGAATTACTGACATTGATGAAGAAAGCCCGGAAATAACacacaagaagaaaaagtacGTCATGAAAACATCAAAGCCAATTCCGACAAAAATGTGTCACAAATCATGTTCAACTCGTCCATGCAAACCTTCGACTCCtacaaagaaatattcaaaatttttgtCGAAGTCGCAATATAGCAGTCCAAGAGGGTGTACGAGTACGGAAGATGTGCCTAGTAAAAAGATTAGAATGTATGTGGATAAAAGTggattaaatattaaagtacagcCACCTCCGGTTGCAGAAATTGCTGTAGATGTTAATACGCAAAGTACTCAGGTTTATTCAATGGGCACTCATGAACAACAACAGGTCACTACGAGTAAACAACAATGGATTCAATCCAAGtcaaaaagaattaaaataaaggaTGTTTCAGACTCATCAACGTCTTTTGCTAGCCCACCACCAGTAAAGCCTAAAGATATACTTGAAGCGTTAAGCAGTAATATCTCTATTCTCGAACTGTTAGATTCATCAACAAACGAAAGCTTAAGGCTTTTGAGGAGAGATGTTAGTCCAGTATCAACACCTGAAACCCCATCACCACGTACCATGAGGATGCCTTCAAATATACCTAATCTAgctagaattaaaaaattacttagATATCCATCCACAGATACtcaaacatataataatagtaataataataataataatattaacaacaAGTCATCGTCCACCAAAAATGATTATTCAACATCAACAGATGTATCTCAACATCCGCAAAATGATCGTCCATTATCAAGAAAGATTAACGACGTACATTTGAAAGTTCCAGCTTCATTAGGATTTTGTTTATGTAATAATCCAGAATGTAAACAAGAACATGctaaatttgatgaaattcgTAATTATGCATTGAAAAATTGCCCACAGATATTACAAAAGTACGAAGATCTTCAAACTACGTGCGCTGAGAGAATAATTTCTTTGACACATCTTATCGAAAAAGTTCGAAATGAACAAAAAGGTACcttacttttattaattactaacAATTAAGTAATGAAGTTTaaggagaagaaaattattattatatgattttGTTTAGGTATGGAAATGTCCATGATCGATCCATCTCGACTCGATGAAACCAGTTTGATGCAGTTACCTGAGCCACGAGAGAGGTCTGATCTGGAAAATGTTCATAAACttgtagaaaatatagaagCGATTCATAATCAACTTGCAAAAACATTAATCGAATCTCAAAGGATTATTAAAAGCAAGGCAATTATTAAAGAAGAACCTGatcaaattaaagaaacacaaacaGTAACTCCAACAACTGATGATAATGTAATTTACCCTGATGAACAAGAAATAGaagtagaaaaagaaagagccAAGCCAAAGATTATAAATGAGGAAAAAGTGAATATTCAGTTGAATAGATTCAAAGTACATAAATTAGCTCAAGTGTTAACATCAACACCAGAACATGATACTAAGCTGATGAAACATTATGAGGAAGAACTGatagaaaaaatatcgaaagaaattttggaacaaagtgaaggtttcaataataataatttaattacatcaaaagaaatttcaactaTAAAACATTCCATACAAACTTCAACAGATAATGATGgttttaaaagtaatatttccAGTATAGAAAGAAATGATACAACTACAAGGAAACATTCTAATAAAGAGGTATAACTTATGTTTTttaattagtaataataacatttatataattaaatataatacgatatacTGAAAGTATAGTACTATTGAATGGAGtctaatttttcataacaaattataatgaatCGAATATGAAGAATACATTTTTTGAATAAACCTTTTTTCTGTCTGTTAGTGCAAAATTTTGTTACATaactta
Proteins encoded in this region:
- the LOC139994854 gene encoding uncharacterized protein, which gives rise to MSINVTVNGNRLNIRRGRMVLSDLDQIKKNERDRRRRLRLEQVRQQSKEISDRLLKRTKCIAKEELRKLENNDNLGLKQIYNGKIMEVQQKYQEDMADIGQAHMSAALEPDHDALIKEQFRKNQLAALKRGKEAMKQMKNIQQMDNTQQQRQERLHQVREIENFRSTMVANLPKKTISEESEENTICISIQNETEEKNKQEKMSKKTKKHVCKKSPRKTKTNIKVVRNDIKISSPAKSPVKSAIKSPVKSTVKSPVKLKAKTIEEIQENDSSILEQQSIPNSVIELLPAQTAHAAELKFDNKTSEQKVRNMRIKDKTTRYNPDDYVQTTSDSTNSDSSSSFSDDSSYFSDSGEQYINRETKTTRYVKCPATDKVHLYDHKKHHSNVYEQPTGVVEKIQAWDEPSAMDLAQEIERAQTVQTRVLESRKHNTKKRGEDAVLREKVRRDYQTLMQHLDQLTNEERKLKASQVEHYPKDTYVQEERRKILRDQHKTKLNRALKTLLNEEQCTSYPVERQITLTPRKHDKNIDDCVNWEESCCFTQCTETSKIPQSKCKENGISREEQILDMLKKVERQKRLLLQEFGADLPNDIFNASIKPLFEKDKSVQTQSPTQVVPIQKPISPEITVINASFDEKSKKDKTEEKSKKDKTEEKSIKDKTEEKSIKDKTEEKSDISVKKVEIAVQTMTGDKSRETVAQDKGTQVELVPQKESESTSVTDEIKTITDHYPIEPKITVIRAGVDSSESTSSETINGITDIDEESPEITHKKKKYVMKTSKPIPTKMCHKSCSTRPCKPSTPTKKYSKFLSKSQYSSPRGCTSTEDVPSKKIRMYVDKSGLNIKVQPPPVAEIAVDVNTQSTQVYSMGTHEQQQVTTSKQQWIQSKSKRIKIKDVSDSSTSFASPPPVKPKDILEALSSNISILELLDSSTNESLRLLRRDVSPVSTPETPSPRTMRMPSNIPNLARIKKLLRYPSTDTQTYNNSNNNNNNINNKSSSTKNDYSTSTDVSQHPQNDRPLSRKINDVHLKVPASLGFCLCNNPECKQEHAKFDEIRNYALKNCPQILQKYEDLQTTCAERIISLTHLIEKVRNEQKGMEMSMIDPSRLDETSLMQLPEPRERSDLENVHKLVENIEAIHNQLAKTLIESQRIIKSKAIIKEEPDQIKETQTVTPTTDDNVIYPDEQEIEVEKERAKPKIINEEKVNIQLNRFKVHKLAQVLTSTPEHDTKLMKHYEEELIEKISKEILEQSEGFNNNNLITSKEISTIKHSIQTSTDNDGFKSNISSIERNDTTTRKHSNKESKRIKDFVPTDIPKVSKAVDNLAHSNGRSKPPVSLLSGPYRPEIESSGHELSTIIEFDTPDTVNKSPLSAKKVAESQITKSTAIVKPSEHITSSLNLHNQRAEKLCNSSVTKLSLKELVKEASIFLDSPKTSKNIGNQNLMGSKNEGREDIAEEMNDRKLQRNTVNQKSSQIEELQLFYPSTDANKECKDNKDKITSTSSNSFSELSGVSQIASTPSSTILKYASSPEEMEIALKKLGLGWAITTLKKTREASALSSSSNSDVTPMNTAKRISPVKKQFDSNYGLPDFSDVSSISIKEASKSTEQAVLLKGRTSTPKLQNSNSNSERTNSINTNISENFQEPNNGLIISNISLTKTKSSIKKLENL